The Blautia hydrogenotrophica DSM 10507 genome window below encodes:
- a CDS encoding PTS fructose transporter subunit IIABC — translation MRITDLLDSKSICLEGTPGSKNEALDQMVDLMARSGKINDLEAYRRQVYLREEESTTGIGDGIAIPHGKCDAVTRPGLAAMVVREGVEFDALDGEPVNLIFLIAAPNTEDNVHLDVLSKLSVLLMDEKFVEDLKNAKTVDDFLQIVDAADEEKPDLDESLSADTSEKESKEKCKILAVTSCPTGIAHTYMAAEGLEKAAKAQNCWIKVETRGSGGAKNVLTEQEIQEADCIIVAADAKVPMERFHGKRLIECQVSDGISKADQLIERAIRGDAPVYQAASGAVSEQTAVSGSWGHKIYMQLMNGVSHMLPFVVGGGILIALAFLIDGLSVDMASLSDEMRANFGTITPAAAVLKNIGGVAFGFMLPILAGFIAMSIADRPGLAVGFVGGAIAANGKSGFLGALLAGFIAGYLILLLRKAFSKLPESIEKIAPVLLYPLFGILFIGLIMTFVVEPPIGALNTALNTGLTNMGGASKVVLGMIVAGMMSVDMGGPFNKAAYVFGTASIAAGNYDIMAAVMIGGMVPPCAIALSTLLFKNKFTKAERESGPTNFIMGLAFITEGAIPFAASDPLRVLPSCILGSAAAGALSMAFNCTLMAPHGGIFVFPVVDHAVMYFLALIVGTVLGAVALGLLKKKVEQ, via the coding sequence ATGAGAATTACAGACTTGCTGGATTCTAAAAGTATTTGCCTGGAAGGAACTCCAGGTTCTAAAAATGAGGCGTTGGACCAGATGGTTGACCTAATGGCCAGAAGTGGGAAGATCAATGATTTAGAAGCCTACCGCAGACAGGTTTATTTAAGGGAAGAAGAGAGCACGACAGGAATTGGAGATGGAATAGCAATTCCCCATGGAAAATGTGACGCGGTGACGCGGCCAGGGTTGGCGGCAATGGTTGTGCGGGAGGGAGTAGAATTTGATGCTCTAGACGGAGAACCGGTAAATTTAATTTTTTTGATTGCTGCTCCAAATACGGAGGATAACGTCCATTTGGATGTTCTAAGTAAATTATCTGTCTTATTGATGGACGAAAAGTTTGTGGAAGATTTGAAAAATGCAAAGACAGTGGATGACTTTCTTCAGATCGTGGACGCGGCAGATGAGGAAAAACCGGATTTGGATGAATCGTTGTCGGCGGATACATCAGAAAAAGAGTCAAAAGAAAAGTGTAAGATTTTAGCAGTTACTTCCTGTCCTACTGGAATTGCACATACGTATATGGCTGCAGAGGGATTAGAAAAAGCAGCAAAAGCTCAGAATTGTTGGATTAAGGTGGAAACAAGGGGTTCTGGAGGAGCAAAAAACGTTCTCACGGAACAGGAGATTCAAGAAGCGGACTGTATTATCGTTGCGGCAGATGCGAAAGTTCCTATGGAGAGATTTCATGGAAAGCGTTTGATTGAATGTCAAGTATCCGATGGAATTAGTAAGGCAGACCAATTGATTGAGAGGGCAATTCGAGGAGATGCCCCTGTGTATCAGGCAGCGTCCGGGGCAGTCAGTGAACAAACTGCGGTTTCAGGTTCTTGGGGACACAAGATCTATATGCAGCTGATGAATGGAGTATCTCATATGCTGCCTTTTGTGGTGGGCGGTGGTATTTTGATCGCGTTGGCTTTTCTGATTGATGGTCTGAGTGTAGATATGGCTAGCTTGTCGGATGAAATGCGGGCAAACTTTGGAACGATCACACCTGCAGCGGCGGTGCTAAAAAACATTGGAGGAGTTGCATTTGGATTTATGCTGCCGATATTGGCTGGATTTATCGCGATGAGTATTGCGGACAGACCAGGACTGGCAGTGGGCTTTGTAGGAGGAGCAATTGCGGCCAATGGAAAATCTGGATTTTTGGGAGCGCTGTTGGCTGGATTTATCGCTGGATATCTGATTCTTCTTTTAAGAAAAGCTTTTTCAAAACTTCCAGAATCTATAGAGAAGATTGCGCCGGTTTTATTGTATCCACTCTTTGGAATTTTGTTTATCGGGCTGATTATGACTTTTGTCGTGGAACCGCCGATAGGTGCTTTGAATACAGCTTTGAATACTGGGCTCACAAATATGGGCGGAGCCAGCAAAGTGGTCTTGGGAATGATCGTGGCAGGCATGATGTCTGTGGATATGGGAGGCCCGTTTAACAAAGCGGCTTATGTGTTTGGAACTGCATCAATCGCTGCTGGAAATTATGATATCATGGCAGCAGTCATGATCGGGGGAATGGTTCCGCCGTGTGCGATTGCTCTGTCGACGTTGCTGTTCAAAAATAAATTTACAAAGGCTGAGAGGGAGTCAGGGCCTACCAACTTTATCATGGGGCTTGCCTTTATCACAGAAGGTGCGATTCCATTTGCGGCTTCTGACCCACTGAGAGTACTGCCTTCCTGTATTTTGGGGTCTGCTGCGGCTGGAGCTCTTTCTATGGCATTTAATTGTACTCTGATGGCTCCGCACGGAGGAATCTTTGTATTTCCAGTGGTTGACCATGCAGTGATGTATTTCTTGGCATTGATTGTAGGAACAGTGTTAGGAGCTGTGGCGCTGGGCTTGCTGAAGAAGAAAGTGGAGCAGTAA
- a CDS encoding PucR family transcriptional regulator — protein MSLYQTLQKTLEEWKEISHLDFCLLTTDEKIYLTTASRRLPSSKKIQEFLKNDSVVSLANTSSHLYKILLSDTLNYILVVWGEGPSAHTIGELAVCQIATLLEASREKTDKNVFMQNLLLENYAPMDIFNRAKKLHISTSCRRAVFIIETKQAHGEDVITMVKNIFSARTKDFITTLNDQNVVLVRELQSTDSQKTLRDTARMLVDMLNMEAMTKAWVSYSNPVDELVSLPSAYKEAMTALEVGKIFYSDKNTFGYSQLGIGRLIYQLPVSVCEMFIDEIFKKETLDSLDEESLITIKTFFENNLNLSETSRKLYVHRNTLVYRFEKLEKKFGLDIRTFEDALTFKLAMLVCNYIKYKK, from the coding sequence GTGAGCTTATATCAGACCTTGCAGAAAACTTTAGAAGAATGGAAGGAAATCAGCCATTTAGATTTTTGTCTTCTGACCACAGACGAGAAAATATATCTGACCACTGCCAGCCGCCGTCTGCCCTCCTCAAAAAAAATTCAGGAATTCTTAAAGAACGACTCCGTTGTCAGCCTCGCCAATACCTCGTCGCATCTCTATAAAATCCTGCTCTCAGATACTTTAAACTACATATTGGTCGTATGGGGAGAGGGTCCATCCGCACACACCATCGGCGAATTGGCCGTGTGTCAAATCGCCACTCTTCTGGAAGCTTCCAGGGAAAAGACTGATAAAAATGTCTTCATGCAAAACCTTCTTCTAGAAAATTACGCACCAATGGATATTTTCAACCGCGCCAAAAAGCTTCATATTTCTACTAGCTGCCGGCGCGCAGTCTTTATCATCGAGACGAAGCAGGCCCACGGAGAAGACGTCATTACAATGGTGAAAAACATTTTCTCAGCCAGAACAAAGGATTTCATCACCACTTTAAACGATCAAAACGTAGTCTTAGTTCGTGAACTCCAGTCCACAGACAGCCAAAAGACACTCCGTGACACTGCCAGGATGCTCGTAGATATGCTCAATATGGAGGCCATGACGAAGGCCTGGGTCTCATACAGCAACCCTGTAGATGAATTGGTCAGCCTCCCCAGCGCCTATAAGGAAGCTATGACAGCCCTTGAAGTAGGAAAAATATTCTACAGCGATAAAAATACTTTCGGTTATAGCCAGCTAGGTATTGGACGGCTGATCTACCAACTTCCGGTATCTGTCTGCGAAATGTTTATAGATGAGATCTTTAAGAAAGAGACTCTGGATTCCCTGGACGAAGAATCTCTGATCACAATTAAGACTTTTTTTGAAAACAATCTGAATCTGTCAGAGACCTCCAGGAAACTCTATGTCCATCGAAACACTCTGGTCTACCGTTTTGAGAAATTAGAAAAAAAGTTCGGACTGGACATCCGAACTTTTGAAGATGCTTTAACCTTTAAGCTTGCCATGCTAGTTTGCAACTATATAAAATACAAAAAGTAA
- a CDS encoding CpsD/CapB family tyrosine-protein kinase: MQAKIVLPNEELEYGAAEAIKTLRTNIMYSEDVKAIMLTSTMPSEGKSTVSLELARSFAALGKNTVLMDCDMRKSYLVRRLGIQEKIQGVSEYLSKQSMKIVYRTSDPNLSIIFSGSYPPNPSELLSGIRFESLMETLRDAYDYIIVDAPPMGDLVDGAIISRQVDGTLLVVRNDFVKTKAVKKVKQQIEQNGGRVLGVALNRIKKNQKGAYPYGKKYYSYEYKKEK; encoded by the coding sequence ATGCAGGCGAAGATTGTATTACCCAATGAAGAGTTAGAGTACGGGGCAGCGGAAGCGATCAAAACTTTGCGTACAAACATCATGTATAGCGAGGATGTCAAAGCTATTATGCTGACCAGTACAATGCCCAGCGAGGGAAAGTCGACCGTTTCTTTGGAGTTGGCGAGGAGTTTTGCGGCATTAGGAAAGAACACGGTATTGATGGACTGCGACATGAGAAAATCCTATCTGGTGAGACGTCTTGGAATACAAGAGAAAATCCAAGGAGTGAGTGAATATCTGTCTAAACAGAGCATGAAAATTGTCTATCGAACTTCCGACCCGAATTTGTCGATTATTTTCAGCGGCAGTTATCCGCCGAATCCGTCGGAATTATTGTCAGGAATACGTTTTGAAAGTTTGATGGAGACGCTGAGAGATGCGTATGACTATATTATTGTGGATGCTCCGCCTATGGGAGATTTGGTGGATGGAGCGATCATCAGCAGACAAGTGGACGGTACTCTTTTAGTAGTGAGAAATGATTTCGTGAAGACGAAAGCTGTCAAGAAGGTAAAGCAGCAGATCGAACAGAACGGTGGAAGAGTTCTGGGAGTTGCCTTGAATAGAATTAAGAAGAATCAAAAAGGCGCTTACCCTTATGGGAAGAAATATTATAGTTATGAGTATAAAAAAGAGAAGTAG
- a CDS encoding LCP family protein, whose translation MSIKKRSRFWLKIAVVLLAVLTVAIVLWKIWPDEEKSQVESSNERAYRHIEVDGKQYDYNTNMLTLLCMGIDTTDDSEGQSDVIDLMVLDRENEKMKILSFSRDSMVPIRIFDASGKSLGWEEQHLALASSYGSTQERGCLLTCEAVSKLIWDIPIVYYAGANLSAFEQFQDLVGSFTVQVPDDSLASLGEEYQKGNTVTITSENAELFVRSRDTDVDFSNTSRMQRQRVYIDGYVQSLRKQLQEDFNGTVTRATGLLSQVVTNISIDEVSDFAKMIMDYEFSAEEDYIVVEGSEKKGLFHDEYHIDETELQKLILETFYTQK comes from the coding sequence ATGAGTATAAAAAAGAGAAGTAGATTTTGGTTAAAAATTGCTGTTGTACTGCTAGCTGTTTTGACGGTGGCGATTGTCTTGTGGAAAATATGGCCTGACGAGGAGAAGAGCCAGGTAGAATCCAGTAATGAAAGGGCATACCGCCATATAGAAGTAGATGGTAAGCAATATGATTATAATACAAATATGCTCACGCTGTTATGCATGGGGATTGATACTACGGATGATTCAGAAGGTCAGTCAGATGTGATTGACCTGATGGTTCTGGACAGAGAGAATGAAAAAATGAAAATTCTTTCATTTTCTCGAGATTCTATGGTTCCTATCAGGATTTTCGATGCCAGTGGAAAATCCTTGGGTTGGGAGGAACAGCACTTAGCGCTGGCTTCCTCTTATGGTTCAACTCAAGAGAGGGGCTGTCTTTTGACTTGCGAGGCAGTTTCCAAACTGATATGGGATATCCCCATTGTATATTATGCAGGAGCAAACTTATCCGCATTTGAACAGTTCCAAGATTTAGTGGGAAGTTTTACGGTTCAGGTGCCGGATGATAGTCTGGCAAGTCTGGGAGAAGAGTATCAAAAAGGCAATACGGTGACGATCACTTCGGAAAACGCAGAACTCTTTGTGCGGTCAAGAGACACAGATGTGGACTTTTCGAATACGTCGCGTATGCAAAGGCAAAGGGTATATATCGATGGATACGTTCAGTCATTGAGGAAGCAATTGCAGGAGGACTTCAACGGCACAGTGACTAGGGCGACAGGTTTGTTGTCCCAGGTAGTGACGAATATCTCAATCGACGAAGTGTCAGATTTTGCGAAAATGATCATGGACTATGAGTTTTCGGCGGAAGAGGACTACATAGTGGTGGAAGGCAGTGAGAAAAAGGGCCTTTTCCACGATGAGTACCACATCGATGAAACCGAATTGCAGAAGTTGATACTGGAAACATTTTATACACAAAAATAA
- a CDS encoding ABC transporter substrate-binding protein: protein MKKKLFAWVALGSLCLVSLAGCEKENTPTEAPASTESKEELTPVTLNEVAHSIFYAPQYVAIENGYFEEEGIDLTLVTGFGADKTMTAVLSGEADIGFMGAEASVYAYQEGANDPVVNFAQLTQRAGNFLVAREEMPGFTWQDLKGSDVLGGRKGGMPEMVFEYILKQNGIDPENDLNIDQSIDFGSTAAAFSGGQGDFTVEFEPGATSLEAEGKGHVVASLGVDSGYVPYTAFSAKQSYMDKNPDIIQGFTNALQKGMDYVQNHTPEEIAKVIEPQFTDTDLNTITTIITRYYDQDTWADNLIFSKESFDLLQDILEGANELEERTPYEDLVNTEFAEKAAE from the coding sequence ATGAAAAAGAAATTGTTTGCATGGGTAGCTCTAGGTAGCTTATGTCTTGTAAGTTTAGCCGGCTGTGAAAAAGAAAATACCCCTACAGAAGCTCCGGCCTCCACAGAGTCTAAGGAAGAATTAACTCCTGTCACTCTAAACGAGGTGGCACATTCTATTTTTTATGCTCCTCAGTATGTGGCCATCGAGAATGGATACTTCGAAGAAGAGGGAATTGATTTAACTCTAGTCACAGGCTTTGGTGCTGACAAAACCATGACTGCTGTGTTATCAGGTGAAGCTGACATCGGATTCATGGGAGCAGAAGCCTCTGTCTACGCCTATCAAGAAGGTGCGAACGACCCTGTAGTCAACTTTGCTCAGCTCACTCAGCGAGCAGGTAATTTCCTAGTAGCACGAGAAGAGATGCCCGGTTTTACCTGGCAAGATTTAAAAGGCAGTGACGTCCTCGGCGGAAGAAAAGGTGGCATGCCTGAGATGGTATTTGAATATATCTTGAAACAAAATGGAATCGATCCTGAAAATGACTTAAACATCGACCAAAGCATTGATTTCGGCTCCACAGCTGCCGCATTTTCCGGAGGACAGGGGGATTTTACTGTTGAATTCGAGCCCGGCGCTACAAGCCTTGAGGCAGAGGGAAAAGGCCATGTCGTAGCTTCCCTCGGAGTAGACAGCGGCTACGTTCCTTATACCGCTTTTTCCGCCAAACAAAGTTATATGGATAAAAATCCTGACATTATCCAAGGTTTTACAAATGCCCTCCAAAAGGGTATGGACTATGTTCAGAATCACACTCCGGAGGAAATTGCCAAGGTTATTGAACCACAATTCACAGATACTGATCTAAATACCATCACAACTATTATTACCCGATATTATGACCAGGATACTTGGGCTGATAATTTGATCTTCTCTAAGGAAAGTTTTGATCTGCTACAGGATATCCTCGAAGGTGCAAATGAGCTCGAAGAAAGAACGCCTTATGAAGACCTGGTAAACACGGAATTTGCCGAGAAGGCCGCTGAATAA
- a CDS encoding YveK family protein has protein sequence METEHLNDELEIDLIDLLLYLKRKIWLLLLGLLAGVLLSALFTFKIVEPMYGASSMIYMRGAGNTISSLQDLQIGAELTNDYEIIFTSRPILQEVIDELKLDMDYKELQARIELSNPTDTRILKVEYKDKDPKMASKVVNTLVQVSMDSVKEIDAKEPYLVEEAVADNEPVSPSPKKNLAVGALAGLFLVGMVLVIRYVSNDKVCGEDDVTKALGVPVFCIIPESASMLYKGQKKR, from the coding sequence ATGGAGACAGAACACTTAAATGATGAATTGGAAATAGATTTGATAGATCTTCTGCTATATTTGAAAAGGAAGATCTGGTTGCTTTTGCTGGGACTGCTGGCAGGGGTTCTGCTCTCTGCATTATTCACTTTTAAGATCGTGGAACCCATGTATGGAGCATCTTCTATGATCTATATGAGAGGAGCAGGAAATACAATATCATCTCTTCAGGATTTGCAGATCGGGGCGGAGCTGACAAACGATTACGAGATTATCTTTACCAGCCGTCCAATTCTTCAGGAAGTCATCGATGAGTTGAAATTGGACATGGACTATAAAGAGCTTCAGGCGAGAATAGAACTTTCCAATCCTACAGATACTCGAATCTTGAAAGTAGAATATAAGGATAAAGATCCTAAGATGGCTAGCAAGGTTGTCAATACGTTGGTTCAGGTGAGCATGGACAGTGTCAAAGAGATTGATGCAAAAGAGCCTTATTTGGTTGAGGAAGCAGTTGCTGACAATGAACCGGTATCCCCATCGCCGAAAAAGAATTTAGCGGTAGGTGCTCTGGCAGGATTGTTTTTGGTAGGTATGGTGTTAGTGATCCGTTATGTATCCAATGATAAGGTATGCGGAGAAGACGATGTGACGAAGGCTCTTGGAGTTCCGGTTTTCTGTATTATTCCAGAGAGTGCTAGTATGCTTTACAAAGGTCAGAAAAAACGGTAA
- the pfkB gene encoding 1-phosphofructokinase yields MIYTVTFNPSLDYIVAVENFKVGMTNRASQERLLAGGKGINVSTVLSNLGVDSVALGFTAGFTGEEIRKMAEKTGLRTEFIEVEQGFSRINMKLKSIEGTEINGIGPVISESELQKLLNRLDCLRAEDVLVLAGSIPDSIPDSIYRDIMERLKGRGINFVVDATRDLLMNVLDCHPFLIKPNNHELGEIFGVELNDRESVKPYAKQMQQRGARNVLVSMAGAGAVLLDENGEYYETAAPKGTLVNGVGAGDSMVAGFLAGWFKSGDYRTAFKMGVAAGSASAFSEFLATGEEVEKIYESLQK; encoded by the coding sequence ATGATCTACACAGTGACATTCAACCCATCTTTGGACTACATTGTTGCTGTAGAAAATTTTAAAGTAGGAATGACAAACCGTGCCAGTCAGGAACGGCTTTTGGCTGGGGGAAAGGGAATCAATGTGTCGACGGTTCTGAGCAACTTAGGAGTGGACAGTGTAGCTTTGGGGTTCACAGCTGGTTTCACGGGAGAAGAGATTCGTAAAATGGCAGAGAAGACAGGCCTTCGGACAGAGTTCATTGAAGTAGAGCAAGGGTTTTCCCGTATAAATATGAAACTGAAGAGTATAGAGGGGACAGAGATCAACGGGATTGGTCCTGTAATCTCGGAGAGTGAACTGCAAAAGCTGTTGAATAGATTAGACTGTCTGAGAGCTGAAGATGTGCTGGTTTTAGCAGGTTCTATTCCTGACAGTATTCCGGATTCCATCTATCGGGATATTATGGAGAGATTGAAAGGACGAGGGATTAACTTTGTGGTGGATGCCACCAGAGATCTTTTGATGAATGTATTGGATTGCCATCCGTTTTTGATAAAGCCAAATAATCATGAACTGGGTGAGATTTTCGGAGTGGAGCTAAATGACCGGGAGAGTGTCAAACCTTATGCAAAACAGATGCAGCAAAGAGGTGCACGGAATGTTTTGGTCTCCATGGCTGGAGCTGGAGCGGTCTTGCTGGATGAAAACGGAGAATACTATGAGACAGCAGCGCCGAAAGGAACTTTGGTCAATGGTGTGGGAGCAGGAGATTCTATGGTAGCGGGCTTTTTGGCGGGCTGGTTTAAAAGCGGTGACTACCGGACTGCATTTAAGATGGGAGTGGCAGCGGGAAGTGCCAGCGCTTTTTCTGAGTTTTTGGCGACAGGTGAGGAAGTAGAAAAAATTTACGAGTCACTGCAAAAGTGA
- a CDS encoding ferritin, with the protein MINEKVAVLLNQQINAEFYSAYLYLDFYNFYVEQGLDGFANWYQVQAQEERDHAMLMMQYMQNNDLKVTLEAIEKPNLKLSENMDPLREGLKHEKYVTELIHNIYDAAYSAKDFRTMQFLDWFVKEQGEEETNANDLIKKMELFGSDPKSLYMLDNELAARTYAAPSLVL; encoded by the coding sequence ATGATAAACGAAAAAGTAGCAGTGCTATTAAATCAACAGATTAATGCGGAGTTTTATTCTGCTTACTTGTATTTGGATTTTTATAATTTTTATGTGGAGCAAGGTCTGGATGGATTTGCAAATTGGTATCAAGTGCAGGCCCAAGAGGAGAGAGACCATGCAATGTTGATGATGCAGTATATGCAGAATAATGACTTGAAGGTCACACTAGAAGCGATTGAAAAACCCAATCTGAAATTGAGTGAAAATATGGACCCTCTGAGAGAAGGGCTGAAACATGAGAAGTATGTGACGGAATTGATTCACAATATCTACGATGCCGCATACTCGGCAAAAGATTTCCGCACGATGCAGTTTTTGGATTGGTTTGTCAAGGAGCAAGGGGAAGAGGAGACGAACGCAAACGATCTGATTAAAAAAATGGAATTGTTTGGTTCAGATCCGAAGAGCTTGTATATGTTGGACAATGAGCTGGCGGCACGTACCTATGCTGCTCCTTCACTGGTGCTGTAA
- a CDS encoding orotate phosphoribosyltransferase encodes MREKMTKIYAKGNKNIILRVTPGHFVTPQSHITHYLDMTTMRSRVSEAQAVAKELANKYQVSTPVDTIVCMDSLEVIGAFLAEELTKAGVHSMNAHQTIYVTSPEFNSQGQILFRDNIQPMIKGKNCIILMSSVTTGKTLQSGIESILYYGGVIRGVSAIFSAVSKVAGVDVDSIFRQKDIPDYCTYKSRECKLCKNLVKIDALVNSFGYTKI; translated from the coding sequence ATGAGAGAAAAAATGACAAAAATTTACGCTAAAGGAAATAAGAATATTATCTTACGGGTGACTCCGGGACATTTTGTGACTCCACAGTCTCATATCACGCATTATCTGGACATGACAACTATGCGTTCACGTGTCTCTGAGGCTCAGGCTGTAGCGAAGGAACTAGCCAATAAGTATCAGGTATCTACGCCGGTAGACACCATTGTATGTATGGATAGTCTTGAAGTGATAGGGGCTTTTTTGGCAGAGGAATTGACAAAGGCAGGGGTTCATTCTATGAATGCACATCAGACAATCTATGTAACCTCACCAGAATTTAACAGTCAGGGACAGATACTGTTTCGTGACAATATTCAGCCGATGATTAAGGGGAAAAACTGTATTATTTTGATGAGTTCTGTCACGACTGGAAAGACACTGCAAAGCGGAATAGAGAGTATTCTCTACTATGGGGGCGTTATTCGAGGTGTGTCTGCTATTTTCAGCGCAGTGAGCAAGGTAGCTGGTGTGGACGTAGATTCTATTTTCAGACAAAAAGATATACCGGATTACTGTACCTATAAGAGTCGTGAGTGCAAGTTGTGCAAAAATCTGGTAAAGATAGATGCCTTGGTGAATAGTTTTGGCTACACCAAAATCTGA
- a CDS encoding DeoR/GlpR family DNA-binding transcription regulator, with protein MLTEKRQEEILRLLTVKGSVTVQELKEQLHASESTIRRDLNQMHQEGVLVKVFGGAVTAEKRVSAKDEQVAFREERNQAEKIKIGQYAAGLIGENDFVYLDAGTTTGYMIPFIKEKTATFVTNAVSHGMRLAQNGFRVILIGGELKLSTEAIVGNEAYVNLQKYHFTIGFWGTNGVGREAGFSTPDINEAMIKQCAMKRTQKRYVLCDHEKFLHTSAVTFGEFEEATVITDKVLDSSYRHCVNIVELSD; from the coding sequence ATGTTAACTGAAAAGCGACAGGAGGAAATTTTAAGGCTTCTGACAGTAAAAGGCAGTGTGACTGTTCAGGAGTTGAAGGAACAATTACATGCATCGGAATCGACGATAAGACGCGATTTGAATCAGATGCATCAGGAGGGGGTGCTGGTTAAAGTATTCGGTGGAGCAGTCACAGCCGAGAAGAGAGTCAGTGCCAAAGACGAGCAAGTGGCATTCAGGGAGGAGAGGAACCAGGCCGAGAAGATCAAAATTGGACAGTATGCCGCTGGGCTGATCGGGGAAAATGATTTCGTCTATCTGGATGCAGGGACGACGACAGGATATATGATTCCTTTCATCAAGGAAAAGACGGCAACCTTTGTGACGAACGCAGTGTCTCATGGAATGCGTTTAGCACAGAATGGTTTTCGAGTAATTTTGATTGGAGGGGAGTTAAAGCTTTCGACAGAAGCGATTGTGGGAAACGAAGCCTATGTAAATCTTCAGAAGTACCATTTTACAATTGGTTTTTGGGGGACCAACGGGGTAGGACGAGAGGCTGGTTTTTCCACTCCAGACATCAACGAGGCAATGATTAAGCAGTGCGCGATGAAAAGGACTCAAAAGCGCTATGTGCTTTGCGATCATGAGAAGTTTTTACACACAAGTGCAGTCACTTTCGGCGAGTTTGAGGAGGCTACAGTTATCACGGATAAAGTCTTGGACAGCAGTTATCGCCATTGCGTTAACATTGTGGAATTAAGTGACTGA
- a CDS encoding ABC transporter ATP-binding protein, with protein sequence MASLSLSHINKTYPNGFEAVKDFNLEIKDKEFIIFVGPSGCGKSTTLRMIAGLEDITSGTLKIGDKVVNDVEPKDRDIAMVFQNYALYPHMTVYDNMAFGLKLRKVPKDQIDKMVREAAKILDLEKLLDRKPKALSGGQRQRVAMGRAIVREPKVFLMDEPLSNLDAKLRVQMRIEISKLHQRLGTTIIYVTHDQTEAMTLGTRIVVMKDGVVQQVDTPQNLYQKPGNLFVAGFMGSPQMNFLDATISQKGNDVIATVGGYDITVPVAKATILKDQGYIGKTVTLGIRPEDIHDSEMFLASSPSTVMESTVKVYELLGAEVFLYFDIADTQVTARVDPRTTAKTGDPVKFAFDMEKAHFFDKETEQTITN encoded by the coding sequence ATGGCAAGTTTATCTTTATCTCACATCAACAAAACCTATCCCAACGGCTTTGAAGCTGTAAAGGATTTTAATCTGGAAATCAAAGACAAAGAATTTATCATTTTCGTTGGTCCGTCTGGCTGCGGTAAATCTACAACTCTTCGTATGATCGCCGGCCTGGAAGACATCACTAGCGGTACCTTGAAAATCGGTGATAAAGTAGTAAACGATGTAGAGCCCAAAGACAGAGACATCGCGATGGTATTCCAGAACTACGCGTTGTATCCTCATATGACAGTATATGATAATATGGCGTTTGGACTGAAATTGAGAAAAGTTCCAAAAGATCAGATTGACAAAATGGTCCGTGAAGCCGCAAAGATTCTGGATTTGGAGAAACTGCTTGACCGTAAACCAAAAGCTCTATCCGGAGGTCAAAGACAGCGTGTTGCCATGGGACGCGCAATCGTACGTGAGCCAAAAGTATTCCTGATGGACGAGCCTTTGTCCAACCTGGATGCAAAACTGCGTGTTCAGATGCGTATCGAGATCTCCAAACTTCATCAGAGACTGGGAACTACCATTATTTACGTAACCCATGACCAGACAGAGGCTATGACCCTCGGTACCAGAATCGTCGTGATGAAGGACGGTGTAGTTCAGCAGGTAGATACACCTCAGAATCTGTATCAGAAGCCTGGTAACTTGTTCGTTGCTGGTTTCATGGGTTCCCCGCAGATGAACTTCCTGGATGCCACTATTTCCCAGAAAGGAAACGATGTCATCGCCACTGTCGGAGGATACGATATTACCGTTCCCGTGGCAAAAGCCACTATTTTAAAAGATCAGGGCTACATTGGAAAGACTGTAACTCTGGGAATCCGTCCAGAGGATATCCATGATTCTGAGATGTTCCTGGCTTCTTCCCCAAGTACAGTCATGGAATCCACCGTAAAAGTATACGAGCTTCTCGGTGCAGAAGTATTCCTGTATTTCGACATCGCTGACACACAGGTTACCGCCCGTGTAGATCCGCGTACTACCGCCAAGACCGGTGATCCTGTCAAATTTGCATTTGATATGGAGAAAGCTCACTTCTTCGACAAAGAGACTGAGCAGACTATCACCAACTAA